The genomic region ATAGGATGGGAATCATGAGTCCGGATTTGTATGTTACCATTAAACATACATTTATTACCTATTGATACAGTTGTTTTTTCAGCAACTGTAATAAACACATGTCCCACACAATCAAAATTTTTTCCAATACGTACAGAACATCCCCCTCCACCAATAATAATATCACCAATAAATTTTGAATCATCATCAATTAATAAATAACCATTATCTCCCTCAAATTGGATGTTACCTTTAAAATTAACATTTTTACCAAGTACTACAACGTTATCTTTACCATTAAAAGATATTTTTGAACTATTTGCTTCAAGATTAATATCTGTAGTTATAATATTAAAATTATCATCAGCATAATTCTTATAGTGATCAGGATTAACTTTAATCATGTTTTATCACCCCATAGCTAGTCAATAATTCTTAGACTTATTCCTAATAAGTATTTATTTTCTAATTATGTTTTAATACATTAAATTACGTATTTATAATTTCATATGTAAGTTGGTGTAATTTAAATTAGAACTTAGGGATATCAGCTTACAACTGATAAAAATGATAATCAAAGATAGTATACAATAAAACCGATAATCAACTAAGCTCATTCAACTCATAATCGGATGACTAATGCCGATTTATGAATCTGTGTACTTCAAATAATTTTATTTATCCCAAAAGGTCATTTAAGCTTCTTTTCATTTACTAATCTAGCTTGAATTATTATCAACATTATTTTCATGATTAGGACTTGTTAAACAATCACTAAGATATATTATCTTATGAACTTCTTATCAAATAACCTAATACTATAATTTTTGTCAATGGAGAGTATAACTGTCTTTCAGGTAATTCAAAAAAATTCCTATTTCACACTACTTTTATACCATTCAACAAATTTCGAGATTCCATCTTCAAAATCAGTTTTTGGATTGTAACCCAATATTTCCTTACTTTTTGAAATATCAGCAAAGGTTTTATTTACATCACCGGGTTGATTGGGTAATTTATTAATAGTTGCCCTTTTACCAATTACTTTTTCTAGAGTTTGTACCATCTGATTTAATGATATAGTTTTAGATTCCCCCAAATTAAAGATTTCGTAAACTTTTTCATCTTTATTTATCCATTTCATTGCTTTAATAATTCCATCAATTATATCATCAATATAGGTATAATCTCTTTCAGTATTACCATTGCCATAAAATGGGATTTCTTTATTATTTAAAATTAATTTAGTAAATTTATGAATGGCTAAGTCTGGTCTTTGACGTGGCCCATAAACAGTGAAAAATCTTAAACAGGCCACACTAATATCATATAAATGATAATATGTATGGCATAACAGTTCTCCTGCTTTTTTGCTCGCAGCATAAGGGGAAATAGGATAATCAACATTATCAATTTCAGTGAACGGAGTTTTCAAATTGTTTCCATAAACTGATGAACTAGAAGCAAAAATGAAATTTTTAATTTTTCTTTCTTTGCAGGCTTCTAATATTTTTAATGTCCCATTAATATTGACATTATAGTATTTTTCAGGCATCTCAATCGAAGGCCTGACCCCCGCCATAGCAGCTAAATGCACGATGATATCTAT from Methanobacterium sp. harbors:
- a CDS encoding GDP-mannose 4,6-dehydratase, producing the protein MKTVLVTGGAGFIGSHLIERLLIDKKKIILIDDFNDYYDPKIKENNVQEIIRTRKQLNLDDNYFQVYRGDITENVWIDKVFNENNIDIIVHLAAMAGVRPSIEMPEKYYNVNINGTLKILEACKERKIKNFIFASSSSVYGNNLKTPFTEIDNVDYPISPYAASKKAGELLCHTYYHLYDISVACLRFFTVYGPRQRPDLAIHKFTKLILNNKEIPFYGNGNTERDYTYIDDIIDGIIKAMKWINKDEKVYEIFNLGESKTISLNQMVQTLEKVIGKRATINKLPNQPGDVNKTFADISKSKEILGYNPKTDFEDGISKFVEWYKSSVK